In Etheostoma cragini isolate CJK2018 chromosome 9, CSU_Ecrag_1.0, whole genome shotgun sequence, the following are encoded in one genomic region:
- the LOC117950800 gene encoding GDP-L-fucose synthase-like: MSCQGDHTPPLRVLVTGGSGLVGRAIQHVVKEEGGAKEGEEWIFLSSKDANLTNMEETRAVFEKYRPTHVIHLAAMVGGLFKNMKYNLDFWRNNVYINDNVLQAAHEVGAVKVVSCLSTCIFPDKTTYPIDETMIHNGPPHESNFGYAYAKRMIDVHNRAYFQQHGSCYTAVIPTNVFGPHDNFSIEDGHVLN, from the exons ATGAGTTGTCAAGGTGATCACACCCCTCCATTGAGGGTGTTGGTGACAGGAGGATCCGGCTTGGTGGGCAGGGCTATACAGCATGTGgtgaaagaggagggaggagccAAGGAAGGGGAAGAATGGATATTTCTCTCCTCCAAAGATGCCAACCTCAC GAACATGGAGGAGACACGGGCAGTGTTTGAAAAATATCGGCCGACACACGTCATTCACCTGGCTGCTATGGTTGGGGGGCTTTTCAAGAACATGAAGTATAACCTGGACTTTTGG AGAAACAATGTCTACATCAACGATAACGTGCTGCAGGCAGCACATGAAGTTGGCGCCGTCAAGGTTGTTTCTTGCCTGTCCACCTGCATCTTTCCAGATAAAACCACCTACCCTATCGACGAGACCATG ATCCATAATGGTCCACCTCATGAGTCGAACTTCGGCTATGCCTATGCAAAGAGAATGATTGATGTTCATAACAG GGCGTATTTCCAGCAGCATGGGAGTTGCTATACAGCTGTGATTCCCACTAACGTGTTTGGTCCCCATGACAACTTCAGCATTGAGGACGGTCATGTGCT aaattaa
- the bmb gene encoding protein brambleberry, whose product MAHLQIHRLCFLLVSILACQCPAVSGLFEWLKGAAAPPPAPPPPPAAVVPALLAKDAQFEMATTDERFLSEAKQLELSPLDSCHFKVVAQLKASCESLPEEQLAKLGVVLFNCQAAVEGRKTYPCTEEMTIKECTADMDSDTWNAYHIVSNRARSVCYATRQQLFRRRAEHTVNALISTATSQLETMKDLKDGQLELKELTAASLDKLLDGHSALQEQQGKLFEGQGQMESSLRDNLERLGQEKALIASGQELVAQLIQGITKRMGESFHVFMNLTLHKFSIFVDSTNVQLFPRQIQCLQYSHLFLTTFLLFTSAGQWFGSHLWAYLQSRGKPAAPLPLAPWAIVEPQRPVSSSSSSYPPSSTPQKDKSDGSIDQDDLLNQDSFISGNFGISAASPLHRKPIPESRFTPIVGTPNHSTPRLVPRPLLSEARVADIPLRNLGGVFDFVIDSHDSMNDSRSASPTPSLSNSSISGRQLCNGITKTGKVCKKRAVPGQDYCRVHEGGLTSYVAK is encoded by the exons ATGGCTCATCTCCAGATCCACCGCCTGTGTTTCCTGCTGGTCAGCATTCTGGCCTGTCAGTGTCCTGCAGTCAGCGGGCTGTTTGAGTGGCTGAAGGGGGCGGCGGCCCCTCCACcagcacctccacctccaccagcAGCAGTAGTTCCTGCACTTCTTGCAAAGGATGCTCAGTTTGAGATGGCTACAACAGATGAGAGGTTTTTGTCTGAGGCAAAGCAGCTGGAGCTGAGCCCGTTAGACAGCTGTCATTTTAAG GTGGTTGCCCAGCTGAAGGCGAGCTGTGAAAGCCTCCCAGAGGAGCAGCTTGCAAAGCTCGGCGTCGTCCTGTTTAACTGCCAGGCCGCGGTTGAGGGGCGCAAGACCTACCCCTGCACAGAGGAAATG ACTATAAAAGAGTGCACAGCAGACATGGATTCAGACACGTGGAATGCTTACCACATAGTGAGCAACAGAGCGCGCTCTGTTTGCTACGCGACTCGCCAGCAGCTCTTCCGGCGCAGAGCAGAGCACACTGTCAACGCCCTCATCTCCACAGCCACAAGCCAGCTAGAAACCATGAAGGACCTGAAG GATGGCCAGCTGGAACTGAAGGAACTGACTGCAGCCTCCTTGGACAAGCTGCTGGATGGTCACAGTGCTTTGCAGGAACAACAGGGGAAACTGTTTGAGGGCCAGGGGCAAATGGAGAGCTCACTGAGGGACAACTTGGAGCGTCTGGGGCAGGAAAAAGCCCTCATCGCCTCTGGACAGGAACTGGTAGCCCAGCTCATTCAGGGCATTACAAAGAGAATGGGTGAGAGCTTTCACGTCTTCATGAATCTCACACTGCACAAGTTTAGTATATTTG TCGATAGTACAAACGTACAGCTATTTCCAAGGCAAATACAATGTCTCCAGTATTCTCATTTGTTTCTCACAACGTTTCTTTTATTCACATCTGCAGGTCAGTGGTTTGGGAGTCATTTGTGGGCGTACCTTCAGTCCAGAGGAAAGCCAGCCGCCCCGCTGCCACTGGCCCCATGGGCCATCGTGGAGCCACAGAGACCAGTATCCTCCAGCTCATCCTCATATCCGCCGTCCTCTACACCGCAGAA AGATAAAAGTGATGGCTCTATCGATCAAGACGACCTGTTGAATCAGGACAGCTTCATATCTG GTAACTTTGGCATATCAGCAGCGTCTCCTCTTCACAGGAAGCCAATCCCAGAGTCCAGGTTTACGCCAATCGTTGGCACACCCAATCACTCCACTCCCAGGCTTGTACCGCGGCCACTTCTTTCAGAG GCTCGGGTTGCCGATATCCCCCTTAGAAACCTGGGAggtgtttttgattttgtaatCGACTCGCACGACTCCATGAACGACTCCCGAAGTGCGAGTCCTACCCCGTCACTCAGCAACAG CTCAATATCAGGCCGTCAGCTGTGCAACGGTATCACAAAAACAGGGAAGGTCTGTAAGAAGCGAGCCGTGCCAGGACAGGACTACTGCAGAGTCCATGAGGGGGGGCTCACCTCCTATGTTGCTAAATGA
- the pycr3 gene encoding pyrroline-5-carboxylate reductase 3 isoform X2, with product MDDSGIKKQNWDVKETELFLEILKELDMKKCLDGRKVRNNKLFKVAHRRMTVAGYHRSVDQLKFRWKLLKSAYYKCKREPISPAPTKIQGWWRYEKTMIAIMESRHPLVGAGVNSDRNDEVTEDSDGEASMLHWPQPCPDNSTQNLGLIIKMDPEMDAQLKIGFIGAGNMAFGIAKGILSGNVLPVNVKVSAPSSRNLGRFQELGIAVTHSNIEVVSGSDVIFVAVKPHLVPLVVNEISLHVTDRHIIVSVAAGVTLATLEELLPENSVAIRLMPNLPCLVQEGALLFARGSHAKQEDGALLRSLLHRCGLVEEGPEAWIDIHTGLSGSGVAFVYLFAEALAEGAVKMGMPSALAHSIASQTVLGAGRLLRESGKHPAQLRSEVCTPGGTTIHGLHTLEQGGVRAATMSAVESATERARELGRKSAAGCSK from the exons ATGGACGACTCTGGTATCAAGAAACAGAACTGGGACGTGAAGGAGACGGAGTTGTTTCTGGAAATCCTCAAAGAGCTGGACATGAAAAAATGCCTTGACGGAAGGAAAGTGAGGAATAACAAACTCTTCAAGGTGGCACACAGGAGAATGACAGTGGCCGGCTATCACAGATCTGTGGACCAATTAAAGTTTCGCTGGAAACTTCTTAAAAGTGCGTACTACAAGTGCAAGAGAGAACCCATCTCTCCGGCACCGACCAAAATACAAGGTTGGTGGCGGTATGAAAAGACAATGATAGCTATCATGGAGTCCAGACACCCCCTGGTCGGAGCTGGGGTCAACTCTGACAGAAACGATGAAGTGACAGAGGACTCGGACGGAGAAGCATCAATGCTGCACTGGCCGCAGCCCTGCCCGGACAATTCCACCCAGAACCTGGGTTTAATT aTCAAAATGGACCCTGAGATGGACGCGCAGCTAAAGATTGGTTTTATAGGAGCAGGGAACATGGCCTTTGGCATCGCAAAGGGCATCTTGTCTG GAAATGTTCTTCCTGTAAACGTGAAAGTGAGCGCACCGTCCTCCAGGAACCTTGGACGCTTTCAG GAGCTCGGGATTGCCGTCACTCACTCCAACATAGAGGTGGTCTCTGGGTCAGATGTGATTTTTGTTGCCGTCAAACCTCACCTGGTTCCACTAGTTGTCAATGAGATCTCGCTACACGTCACTGACCGACACATTATTGTGTCTGTTGCAGCTGGAGTAACACTGGCAACATTGGAAGAG CTCCTGCCAGAGAATTCCGTTGCCATCAGGCTGATGCCAAACCTCCCATGTTTGGTTCAGGAAGGGGCTCTCCTGTTTGCAAGGGGATCCCATGCAAAACAGGAGGACGGAGCTCTCCTTCGCTCCTTGTTGCACCGATGTGGTCTGGTGGAGGAGGGCCCTGAGGCCTGGATCGACATCCACACTGGACTGAGCGGGAGCGGAGTGGCTTTT GTGTATCTGTTTGCTGAAGCGTTGGCAGAAGGAGCTGTTAAAATGGGAATGCCAAGTGCTCTGGCACACAGCATCGCATCTCAAACTGTTCTG GGTGCTGGGAGATTGTTACGTGAGTCCGGGAAGCATCCAGCTCAGCTCCGCTCTGAGGTCTGCACCCCAGGTGGAACAACCATCCATGGGCTTCACACCCTGGAACAGGGCGGTGTGAGGGCGGCAACCATGAGCGCTGTGGAATCCGCCACCGAGAGAGCCAGGGAGCTTGGCCGAAAGTCAGCAGCAGGATGCAGTAAATGA
- the pycr3 gene encoding pyrroline-5-carboxylate reductase 3 isoform X1, whose amino-acid sequence MDDSGIKKQNWDVKETELFLEILKELDMKKCLDGRKVRNNKLFKVAHRRMTVAGYHRSVDQLKFRWKLLKSAYYKCKREPISPAPTKIQGWWRYEKTMIAIMESRHPLVGAGVNSDRNDEVTEDSDGEASMLHWPQPCPDNSTQNLGLIVGVMPCRIKMDPEMDAQLKIGFIGAGNMAFGIAKGILSGNVLPVNVKVSAPSSRNLGRFQELGIAVTHSNIEVVSGSDVIFVAVKPHLVPLVVNEISLHVTDRHIIVSVAAGVTLATLEELLPENSVAIRLMPNLPCLVQEGALLFARGSHAKQEDGALLRSLLHRCGLVEEGPEAWIDIHTGLSGSGVAFVYLFAEALAEGAVKMGMPSALAHSIASQTVLGAGRLLRESGKHPAQLRSEVCTPGGTTIHGLHTLEQGGVRAATMSAVESATERARELGRKSAAGCSK is encoded by the exons ATGGACGACTCTGGTATCAAGAAACAGAACTGGGACGTGAAGGAGACGGAGTTGTTTCTGGAAATCCTCAAAGAGCTGGACATGAAAAAATGCCTTGACGGAAGGAAAGTGAGGAATAACAAACTCTTCAAGGTGGCACACAGGAGAATGACAGTGGCCGGCTATCACAGATCTGTGGACCAATTAAAGTTTCGCTGGAAACTTCTTAAAAGTGCGTACTACAAGTGCAAGAGAGAACCCATCTCTCCGGCACCGACCAAAATACAAGGTTGGTGGCGGTATGAAAAGACAATGATAGCTATCATGGAGTCCAGACACCCCCTGGTCGGAGCTGGGGTCAACTCTGACAGAAACGATGAAGTGACAGAGGACTCGGACGGAGAAGCATCAATGCTGCACTGGCCGCAGCCCTGCCCGGACAATTCCACCCAGAACCTGGGTTTAATTGTAGGGGTGATGCCGTGCCGT aTCAAAATGGACCCTGAGATGGACGCGCAGCTAAAGATTGGTTTTATAGGAGCAGGGAACATGGCCTTTGGCATCGCAAAGGGCATCTTGTCTG GAAATGTTCTTCCTGTAAACGTGAAAGTGAGCGCACCGTCCTCCAGGAACCTTGGACGCTTTCAG GAGCTCGGGATTGCCGTCACTCACTCCAACATAGAGGTGGTCTCTGGGTCAGATGTGATTTTTGTTGCCGTCAAACCTCACCTGGTTCCACTAGTTGTCAATGAGATCTCGCTACACGTCACTGACCGACACATTATTGTGTCTGTTGCAGCTGGAGTAACACTGGCAACATTGGAAGAG CTCCTGCCAGAGAATTCCGTTGCCATCAGGCTGATGCCAAACCTCCCATGTTTGGTTCAGGAAGGGGCTCTCCTGTTTGCAAGGGGATCCCATGCAAAACAGGAGGACGGAGCTCTCCTTCGCTCCTTGTTGCACCGATGTGGTCTGGTGGAGGAGGGCCCTGAGGCCTGGATCGACATCCACACTGGACTGAGCGGGAGCGGAGTGGCTTTT GTGTATCTGTTTGCTGAAGCGTTGGCAGAAGGAGCTGTTAAAATGGGAATGCCAAGTGCTCTGGCACACAGCATCGCATCTCAAACTGTTCTG GGTGCTGGGAGATTGTTACGTGAGTCCGGGAAGCATCCAGCTCAGCTCCGCTCTGAGGTCTGCACCCCAGGTGGAACAACCATCCATGGGCTTCACACCCTGGAACAGGGCGGTGTGAGGGCGGCAACCATGAGCGCTGTGGAATCCGCCACCGAGAGAGCCAGGGAGCTTGGCCGAAAGTCAGCAGCAGGATGCAGTAAATGA
- the pycr3 gene encoding pyrroline-5-carboxylate reductase 3 isoform X3: MDPEMDAQLKIGFIGAGNMAFGIAKGILSGNVLPVNVKVSAPSSRNLGRFQELGIAVTHSNIEVVSGSDVIFVAVKPHLVPLVVNEISLHVTDRHIIVSVAAGVTLATLEELLPENSVAIRLMPNLPCLVQEGALLFARGSHAKQEDGALLRSLLHRCGLVEEGPEAWIDIHTGLSGSGVAFVYLFAEALAEGAVKMGMPSALAHSIASQTVLGAGRLLRESGKHPAQLRSEVCTPGGTTIHGLHTLEQGGVRAATMSAVESATERARELGRKSAAGCSK, translated from the exons ATGGACCCTGAGATGGACGCGCAGCTAAAGATTGGTTTTATAGGAGCAGGGAACATGGCCTTTGGCATCGCAAAGGGCATCTTGTCTG GAAATGTTCTTCCTGTAAACGTGAAAGTGAGCGCACCGTCCTCCAGGAACCTTGGACGCTTTCAG GAGCTCGGGATTGCCGTCACTCACTCCAACATAGAGGTGGTCTCTGGGTCAGATGTGATTTTTGTTGCCGTCAAACCTCACCTGGTTCCACTAGTTGTCAATGAGATCTCGCTACACGTCACTGACCGACACATTATTGTGTCTGTTGCAGCTGGAGTAACACTGGCAACATTGGAAGAG CTCCTGCCAGAGAATTCCGTTGCCATCAGGCTGATGCCAAACCTCCCATGTTTGGTTCAGGAAGGGGCTCTCCTGTTTGCAAGGGGATCCCATGCAAAACAGGAGGACGGAGCTCTCCTTCGCTCCTTGTTGCACCGATGTGGTCTGGTGGAGGAGGGCCCTGAGGCCTGGATCGACATCCACACTGGACTGAGCGGGAGCGGAGTGGCTTTT GTGTATCTGTTTGCTGAAGCGTTGGCAGAAGGAGCTGTTAAAATGGGAATGCCAAGTGCTCTGGCACACAGCATCGCATCTCAAACTGTTCTG GGTGCTGGGAGATTGTTACGTGAGTCCGGGAAGCATCCAGCTCAGCTCCGCTCTGAGGTCTGCACCCCAGGTGGAACAACCATCCATGGGCTTCACACCCTGGAACAGGGCGGTGTGAGGGCGGCAACCATGAGCGCTGTGGAATCCGCCACCGAGAGAGCCAGGGAGCTTGGCCGAAAGTCAGCAGCAGGATGCAGTAAATGA